A genomic window from Nitrospiria bacterium includes:
- a CDS encoding YihY/virulence factor BrkB family protein: MRATVRQFLTAQGPFLASGLAFDLLLYCVPLLFLILSVMGFLLARKEQIEVAKNLLTQVMPGAHQVITENLTMIVASRNQSGLIGFLLFIMFSMTMFGSARTALNAVMAVTRPGNFFIGKGVDLLVSVFFAGLFGLTIAVLSLLSALRGLTDRIFFLGAILRPGWMLLSEVLGFLFTAVLFYVLYRFCPARTCGRNALSIASLAGAGLFEISKWVFAWYVSRARDFALVHGTLNGLLFFLLWVYYACVVFLFAGALGWAVDRETASLSPRGPLPGD; encoded by the coding sequence ATGAGAGCAACGGTCCGCCAATTCCTGACGGCTCAGGGACCGTTCCTGGCCTCCGGATTGGCCTTTGATCTGCTCCTTTACTGTGTCCCGCTCCTTTTTCTGATCCTTTCGGTCATGGGTTTTCTCCTCGCCCGGAAGGAGCAGATTGAAGTGGCCAAAAACCTCCTGACCCAGGTGATGCCCGGGGCCCATCAGGTCATCACCGAGAATCTTACGATGATCGTCGCGAGCCGGAACCAGTCCGGACTGATCGGGTTCCTCCTCTTCATCATGTTCAGCATGACCATGTTCGGGTCGGCCCGCACCGCCTTGAATGCCGTCATGGCGGTCACGCGGCCGGGCAATTTTTTCATCGGGAAGGGGGTCGATCTTTTGGTCTCCGTGTTTTTCGCCGGCCTTTTCGGTCTCACCATCGCGGTGCTGTCGCTGCTGTCGGCCCTCCGGGGATTGACGGACCGGATCTTCTTTCTCGGCGCCATCCTCAGACCCGGCTGGATGCTGCTCAGCGAGGTCCTCGGCTTTCTGTTCACGGCGGTGCTCTTCTACGTGCTGTACCGATTCTGCCCGGCCCGGACCTGCGGGCGCAACGCGCTCTCCATCGCCTCGCTGGCGGGAGCGGGGCTGTTTGAAATATCAAAATGGGTCTTTGCCTGGTATGTCTCGAGGGCCCGGGACTTCGCCCTTGTGCACGGCACGTTGAACGGCCTGCTATTCTTTCTTCTCTGGGTTTATTATGCCTGCGTGGTTTTTCTCTTCGCCGGCGCCTTGGGATGGGCGGTGGATCGCGAGACGGCGTCCCTTTCCCCGCGCGGACCCTTACCCGGAGACTAA
- a CDS encoding phospholipase A, with amino-acid sequence MRPRTDSRITLFFLTALTLAFVSASPARSEETGDSRPGLYFTPHKLNYFILNGLPPNDNAQVKFQISAKYQVVEWSDYHFYFAYTQKSFWNIGKPSMPFEENNYNPEIFISRTFDRPIRGNLELHDVAVGPIEHESNGLDGPDSRSWNRTYVASSLGLEPRKPLAETPALIRYRFLFSIKLWVPYDTGSEDKYLESIGKGNERFTDYAGWGEVRINLRDLLWPKNQLDITTRILNDWNKGGYEFGFHQNIPNTDFYLYAQYWYGYGESLLRFAESDRRFKVGFSFFF; translated from the coding sequence GTGCGGCCGCGGACAGACAGTCGAATAACCCTCTTCTTCCTGACCGCCCTCACCCTGGCCTTCGTATCGGCGTCACCCGCCCGCTCGGAGGAAACCGGGGATTCCAGGCCCGGGTTGTACTTTACCCCCCACAAGCTGAATTATTTCATTCTCAACGGGCTGCCGCCCAACGATAACGCGCAGGTCAAATTCCAGATCAGCGCGAAATATCAGGTGGTCGAATGGTCCGACTATCATTTCTATTTCGCCTATACCCAGAAATCGTTCTGGAATATCGGAAAACCTTCCATGCCCTTCGAGGAAAACAACTACAACCCCGAAATCTTCATCTCCCGCACCTTCGACCGGCCGATCCGGGGAAATCTTGAGCTCCACGACGTCGCCGTCGGTCCGATCGAACACGAATCGAACGGCTTGGACGGTCCCGATTCCCGCAGCTGGAACCGGACCTATGTCGCCTCCTCCCTCGGTCTTGAACCTCGAAAGCCCCTGGCCGAGACTCCCGCGCTGATCCGGTACCGCTTTCTTTTCTCGATCAAGCTATGGGTCCCTTACGACACGGGAAGCGAGGACAAATATCTGGAGTCCATCGGCAAGGGGAATGAACGTTTTACAGATTACGCCGGATGGGGCGAGGTCAGGATAAATCTCCGGGACCTTCTCTGGCCCAAGAATCAACTCGATATTACGACCAGGATCCTCAATGACTGGAATAAAGGGGGCTACGAATTCGGGTTTCATCAGAATATCCCCAACACCGATTTCTATTTATACGCCCAGTACTGGTACGGCTACGGCGAGAGCCTGCTGCGGTTTGCGGAGTCGGATCGAAGGTTCAAGGTGGGGTTCTCGTTCTTTTTTTAA
- a CDS encoding intradiol ring-cleavage dioxygenase, translated as MPRNLSRREVLGLLGVATAMLTGCGPGSSSPRWLTGLLSRKPAAAALPPCIVRPDQTEGPYFVDERLNRSDIRSDPSDNSVKEGLPLQLTLRVHEIRDKDCTPLAGVMVDIWHCDANGVYGDVRDRSFDTRGKKFLRGYQITDADGRARFLTIYPGWYPGRAVHIHFKIRTKPESRRGYAFTSQIYFDDALTDQIHAHPPYAAKGKGRVRNEQDGIFQDGGDELILPLTQQPPGYAGTFDIGLVLA; from the coding sequence ATGCCTCGTAATCTGAGTCGACGGGAGGTGCTCGGCCTGCTGGGGGTTGCCACCGCCATGCTGACGGGTTGTGGACCCGGATCGTCAAGTCCGCGATGGTTGACGGGCCTTTTGTCCCGGAAGCCGGCTGCGGCGGCGCTGCCTCCCTGCATCGTGAGGCCGGACCAGACGGAGGGCCCCTATTTCGTGGACGAGCGGCTCAATCGAAGCGACATCCGTTCGGATCCTTCTGACAACTCGGTGAAGGAAGGCCTTCCGCTCCAACTGACGCTTCGCGTTCATGAAATCCGCGACAAGGACTGCACGCCGCTCGCGGGCGTCATGGTGGATATCTGGCACTGCGACGCGAACGGCGTTTACGGGGACGTTCGGGACCGGTCGTTCGACACGCGGGGGAAGAAATTCCTGCGCGGCTATCAGATCACCGACGCCGACGGGAGGGCCCGCTTTCTGACGATCTATCCCGGTTGGTACCCGGGCCGGGCCGTCCACATTCATTTTAAGATCCGCACGAAACCCGAGTCCCGACGGGGCTATGCCTTCACGTCGCAGATTTATTTCGACGATGCCCTTACGGACCAGATTCATGCCCATCCGCCCTATGCCGCAAAAGGAAAAGGCCGGGTGAGGAACGAGCAGGACGGCATCTTTCAAGACGGCGGCGATGAATTGATTCTCCCGTTGACCCAACAACCGCCAGGATACGCCGGAACGTTTGATATCGGGCTCGTGCTGGCGTGA
- a CDS encoding OmpW family outer membrane protein, translating into MPVLVLVALLIFINSSPAWASAPVELGAEIHAGWSDFSNPDSDPTLDSHSILGFGLQARQGRLSLELGADWIETEVSQKFIEGFGILPILLVGNVLTVKGNLTIVPILLTGRLHLGTEGGMIDPYIGGGGGYYFLSYDPGSTATSITGGNLSHDINFQSTPGIHANLGLDIRVTPVMTFTIDARYVWANAKVSYKGDLAGLNSGANPLSLDGWVTTFGIKYYFKN; encoded by the coding sequence ATGCCTGTGCTGGTTCTCGTCGCACTCCTGATATTTATAAACAGCAGTCCTGCATGGGCATCGGCCCCCGTAGAATTGGGAGCCGAGATCCATGCGGGTTGGTCCGATTTCTCGAATCCGGATTCAGACCCGACATTGGATTCCCACTCCATTCTGGGATTCGGGCTCCAGGCTCGGCAAGGCCGTTTGAGCCTTGAGCTAGGCGCGGATTGGATCGAAACGGAAGTCTCGCAAAAATTCATCGAGGGATTTGGTATTTTGCCGATTCTGCTCGTTGGGAACGTCCTAACCGTAAAAGGGAATTTGACGATCGTTCCGATTCTGCTAACCGGACGACTCCACCTCGGAACAGAAGGGGGAATGATCGACCCCTATATCGGAGGGGGTGGCGGTTATTATTTCTTATCGTATGATCCCGGTTCGACGGCAACCTCGATCACCGGCGGCAATTTATCGCATGACATCAATTTCCAAAGCACGCCCGGTATTCATGCAAACCTTGGCCTTGACATCCGGGTCACTCCCGTCATGACCTTCACAATCGATGCGCGGTACGTCTGGGCCAATGCCAAGGTGAGCTATAAAGGGGATCTGGCGGGTTTGAACTCCGGGGCCAATCCCCTGAGCCTCGATGGTTGGGTGACAACGTTCGGAATTAAGTATTACTTCAAAAACTAA